The nucleotide sequence CTACACCGGTGAGCGCCTCGGCCTCGCCAAGGCGGGCTGAGCCGGGGGACGCGCCCATGGACATCCTCATCCTCGGCGGCGCCGGGCAGGTCGGCACGGAACTCCGGGCGCTCACCTGGCCCGACGGCGTGCGGGTGCACGCGCCCGGCCGCGACACCCTCGACATCACCGACGCCGCCGCCGTCGCGCGGGCTCTCGCGGAGCGCGCCTACGCCGCCGTGATCAACACCGCCGCCTATACGGCGGTGGACAAGGCCGAGAGCGCGGTGGCCGAGGCTTGGCAGCTCAACGCGCTGGCGCCGGCCTATCTGGCGGCCGAGACCGCCCGGGCCGGGATCGCGCTCGTTCACGTCTCGACCGACTACGTCTTCGACGGTGAGACCCCCGGCCCCTACTGGCCCGACGACCCGATCGACCCGCAGAGCGTCTACGGCGCCAGCAAGGCGGCGGGCGAGTTGGCGGTGCGCACCGCCAACCCGCGCCACGCGATCCTGCGCACGGCCTGGGTGGTGAGCCCGCACCGGGCGAATTTCGTCAAGACCATGCTGCGGCTCGCCGCCGAGCGCGACGGCCTCAACGTGGTGGCCGACCAGCACGGCTGCCCGACCTCGGCCGCGGATCTCGCCGGGGCGCTGAAGACCGTCGCCCTGCGGCTCGCCGCGGATGCGCAGGCGCCCACCGGCACCTTCCATTGTGTCAACGCGGGCGAGACCACGTGGCACGGCTTCGCCGAGGCCATCGTGGCGGGCGGGGCGCGGCGCGGCGGACGGAGCGTGCCGGTCTCAGGCATCCCGACCTCGGCCTACCCGACACCGGCTCGCCGCCCCGCCAACTCGGTGCTCTCGACCGAGACGCTGACCCAGACCTACGGCATCACCATGCGCCCCTGGCAGGCGGCGCTCGACGACATTCTCGACCGGCTCGTGGGCCCGGTCGGCACCGGAGTTTGAGCATGAAGGGGATCGTCCTGGCCGGAGGCTCCGGCACGCGGCTGCACCCGGCGACGCTGTCGATCAACAAGCAGCTCCTGCCGGTCTACGACAAGCCGATGATCTACTATCCCGTGTCGGTGCTGATGCTCGCCGGCATCCGGGATATCCTGATCATCTCGAGCCCTGAGCACCTCGGCAACTATCAGCGCCTGTTCGGCACCGGCGAGCAGTTCGGGCTGAGCTTCAGCTACGCTGTGCAGCCCCGGCCGGAGGGCCTCGCCCAGGCCTTCATCATCGGGCGCGACTTCGTGGGCGACGACGACGTTGCGCTGATCCTCGGCGACAACCTGTTCTTCGGCGCCGGCATGGGTGAGATGTTGAAGCGCGCGGCCGTCCGCAAACACGGTGCGACGGTCTTTGCTTACCATGTCGAGAACCCGCAGGCCTACGGCGTGGTCACCCTCGATCGCTCCGGCCGTCCCTTGCGTCTCGTCGAGAAGCCGAAGGAGCCCGAATCCACCTGGGCGGTGACGGGCCTCTACTTCTACGACAACCAAGTGCTCGACATCGCCGCCGACGTGAAGCCCTCGGGCCGCGGTGAGCTGGAGATCACCAGCGTCAACGAAGCCTATCTGGAGCGCGGCCAGCTCAACGTGGAGCGGATGAGCCGGGGCTACGCATGGCTCGACACCGGCACGCACGACAGCCTGCTTGAGGCCTCCGAGTTCGTGCGCACGCTCCAGCACCGGCAGGGCCTGCAGGTGGCCTGCCTGGAGGAGATCGCCTTTCTGCAGGGCTTCATCGGCCGCGAGCAGCTGATCGCGCGGGGCGAGCTCTTCGCCAAGACGAATTACGGCCAGAACCTCCTGCGCCTCGCGCGCGAGCACGACGCCACGCCCCCGGCCTGAGCCGGGCACGCCGGGGAACGATGCGGACGGGCGGGTGATTGCCCGGACAGGCCCGTCCGCAAACCTGGAGTCCCCCATGCGCAGCATCGCTCTCGCGCTCGCCGCTGTCGTTGCCCTCAGCGGTCCCGCTCTCGCAGTCGAGAACGACCAGAAGACTCCGACCCGCGCCCCGGAATTCACCAGCGTGCCCAAGGACGCGGTGCTCAGCTACAACCTGATCGGCCTCAACGTGGTCGACGGGCAGCAGAACAGCGTCGGCGAGATCAAGGACATCGTGATCGAGAACGGGCAGCTCGCCGGCTATATCCTGTCGGTCGGCGGCTTCCTCGGCATGGGTGAGCGCTACGTCGCGGTGAAGCCTGACTCCATCGCCCTCGGCTACGATGCCGACGGCAAGAAGTGGAAGGCCATCATCGGCGCCAGCAAGGATCAGCTCAAGTCCGCGCCCGAGTTCAAGTACGAGGGCAAGTTCAACCGGACCTGAGGCGCTTCACGCCCGGCCCGGATCGGGTCCCATCCGGCGCCGGTCGTGCTCCATGGCGAAGACGTGGGCGTAGAGGTTCGCCACCCAGCGCCGCCCCTCGACGGTCGCGTCGAGGGCGCGGATACCGTCGCCGATCACGGGCTCAACCTTCGACCAGAAGAAGGCCGGGTAGCCCGCCGCGAGATCGGCCGGGTCGGCGTAGCCGAATTCCTTGTCGAGGCCGACCTCGGCGAATTCCCGGAACAGGGCGTTGAGCTTGCGCGGGTAGAGCGGGTCTCCGAGCTGCCCGATCAGGTCGGCGGCGCGCAGCAGGCCCGCCTCGCTCGCGGTCTCGGCGTGATCGGCGTCGTGGGGCACGGGAAAGCGCGTCAGCTCGATCGCCCGAACGACGCGCTCGGCATCCACGAGGTCGTGCCCGCCGAAGCGCTCGCGCACGGCGATCTTCGAGCGCTCGACGTGCCAGGGTGCCAGCGCCGCATCGGATGCGCCGCGCGGCAGGCCGACCGTGGTGCCGTCGGCGTCCACCACGTAGCGCCCGTGGCGGTCGCCCGAGCAGATCCCGCGCACGTAGCCGATGTCGTGGTAGAGCGCGGCCAGGATCGCGTGCAGCCAGTCCTCCGGGGCGACCGAGCGGCTGACGAAGCGCCCGCGCAGGATGTCCTGCATCACCAGGGTGACGAGGGCGGTGTGGTCGGCGTCGTGGTAGAGCGCGTCGCTGCCCACCAGCCGCTCGATGGTGAGGCGTGCCGCCTCGTCGATCACCTCGGCGTAGCGCGGCTCGCGGCTACCGAACATGCGGTTGTAGGTGTGGGCGAGGTGGTGGCCCAGCGCGTTCGCCAGGAGCTGCGTCAGTTCCAGCATGGCCCGTCCGGCGCCCGCGGCCGGGAAGCGCCGGCCCGCCCAGCGACAAGTCGGAGCGGCAGTGGCGGTTGCAGCGGGACATCGCCGCGCCCCCGGAACTTCCCTTCGCGCGGCGCCGTTCGATCGGATACGATACGCCTATCGGAACAGGAGTTCTCTCATGGCCCGCGCGCAGACCGCGCTCCTCGCCGCCGCCCTCGTGCTCGGCACGCCCGCGGCGGCCCTCGCCTTCGGCGGCAACAGCGATGCCGGCAGCGGCCTCTCGCCCTACGCCGCGCTCAACGGCAACGACCGCTCGGCGGGCGTGAATAACGGCAACTACCGGCCCCCGCGCTTCGACCCCTACGTCCAGACCTACGGCTACGAGGACGAGCCGCGCGTCTATCGCCGCGCACCCGTCCGGCGCCCTGCCTACGGCTACCCCTACTGACCGCGCGATACCGGCCGGCCCCGTCGGGCCGGCCGGCAACCTTGAGGTGCCTTCAGCCCTCCCGGCCGCCCGTCCCGCCCTGCATCCGCGAGAGCTGTGCGATGTGCAGGTCGATCAGCGGGAGCGCCCCGCGGGCGATGCGGCGCAGGCCCGGATCCTCGCCCGTCTGCGCGTAGCTGCCGTGGATCATGCGGGCCTCGCGATGGCCTTGCAGCGAGGCGGCCACGAAGGCGGCGTCGTATTGCGGTCCGGGCTCCATGCTCGTGAGCTGACCCAGGATCTGCTGCTTCTGCGCGTCGGTGGTCATGCCGCCGGGCTGTCCGCTGCCCGCACCGCCCGGGATGCCCAGCACGCCGCCCACGACGCCCCCGGCAATCCCCGTCGCGGCGATGGCCGCGCCGCCCGCCACCGCGAACGGGGCTGCGACGAGGCCGCCCACTACGCCGCCCACGCCGGGCCGGCCCACGGCGACGGGCGCGCCGCCGATGTAGCCGTCGATCCGGTTGGCGAGGTTGACCTGCTCGGTCACCTCGGCCCGCGCGAAGCGCTTCACGGCGGGGTTGCGGGTCTTGGCGAATGCGTCGCGAGCGGTGTTCTCGAGGAACAGGCCGCCCTTGGTGGCCATCTCCAGATAGGCCGGCGTCGGCAGTGCGCCCGCGGGCGTCGGCTGGGCGATCGCCGTC is from Methylobacterium radiodurans and encodes:
- the rfbD gene encoding dTDP-4-dehydrorhamnose reductase — translated: MDILILGGAGQVGTELRALTWPDGVRVHAPGRDTLDITDAAAVARALAERAYAAVINTAAYTAVDKAESAVAEAWQLNALAPAYLAAETARAGIALVHVSTDYVFDGETPGPYWPDDPIDPQSVYGASKAAGELAVRTANPRHAILRTAWVVSPHRANFVKTMLRLAAERDGLNVVADQHGCPTSAADLAGALKTVALRLAADAQAPTGTFHCVNAGETTWHGFAEAIVAGGARRGGRSVPVSGIPTSAYPTPARRPANSVLSTETLTQTYGITMRPWQAALDDILDRLVGPVGTGV
- the rfbA gene encoding glucose-1-phosphate thymidylyltransferase RfbA produces the protein MKGIVLAGGSGTRLHPATLSINKQLLPVYDKPMIYYPVSVLMLAGIRDILIISSPEHLGNYQRLFGTGEQFGLSFSYAVQPRPEGLAQAFIIGRDFVGDDDVALILGDNLFFGAGMGEMLKRAAVRKHGATVFAYHVENPQAYGVVTLDRSGRPLRLVEKPKEPESTWAVTGLYFYDNQVLDIAADVKPSGRGELEITSVNEAYLERGQLNVERMSRGYAWLDTGTHDSLLEASEFVRTLQHRQGLQVACLEEIAFLQGFIGREQLIARGELFAKTNYGQNLLRLAREHDATPPA
- a CDS encoding PRC-barrel domain-containing protein, which encodes MRSIALALAAVVALSGPALAVENDQKTPTRAPEFTSVPKDAVLSYNLIGLNVVDGQQNSVGEIKDIVIENGQLAGYILSVGGFLGMGERYVAVKPDSIALGYDADGKKWKAIIGASKDQLKSAPEFKYEGKFNRT
- a CDS encoding metal-dependent phosphohydrolase; the encoded protein is MLELTQLLANALGHHLAHTYNRMFGSREPRYAEVIDEAARLTIERLVGSDALYHDADHTALVTLVMQDILRGRFVSRSVAPEDWLHAILAALYHDIGYVRGICSGDRHGRYVVDADGTTVGLPRGASDAALAPWHVERSKIAVRERFGGHDLVDAERVVRAIELTRFPVPHDADHAETASEAGLLRAADLIGQLGDPLYPRKLNALFREFAEVGLDKEFGYADPADLAAGYPAFFWSKVEPVIGDGIRALDATVEGRRWVANLYAHVFAMEHDRRRMGPDPGRA
- a CDS encoding DUF4142 domain-containing protein; this encodes MLRREFLVHMMTATAALAVTRTAIAQPTPAGALPTPAYLEMATKGGLFLENTARDAFAKTRNPAVKRFARAEVTEQVNLANRIDGYIGGAPVAVGRPGVGGVVGGLVAAPFAVAGGAAIAATGIAGGVVGGVLGIPGGAGSGQPGGMTTDAQKQQILGQLTSMEPGPQYDAAFVAASLQGHREARMIHGSYAQTGEDPGLRRIARGALPLIDLHIAQLSRMQGGTGGREG